A window of Cydia amplana chromosome 16, ilCydAmpl1.1, whole genome shotgun sequence genomic DNA:
cctaaactttatgtcttcttaccttagcaatagaacacaaacagttgttgtaaacaaaacccagtctagcggagctgtagtccaattaggagtgccgcaaggttctattttgggtccattcctgtttttggtttatataaatgatttgccatgtatagtagaaaatctttgtgaaatagttctttttgctgatgacacatcattactttttaaggttgatcggaaatctaccgattatagtgtaattaacagcacactcgttaatgtacttaactggtttactatgaacaatttgcttcttaatgctaagaaaaccaaatgtattagattttctttgccgaatgttaaaccagtcgatactaaaatacttttgaataatgaatgcttagagatggtagataaagctctgtttcttggtttaacattggacaaaaatctacaatggagtcctcatatcggaacactagctaacaaattaagttcggccgcttacgccgtgaggagaattagacaactgactaatgttgaaacagctcgccttgtttattatagttattttcatagtgtaatgtcatatggtattctggtttggggcaaagcagctgacatacagactatatttgtcttacaaaagagagccattcgttctatatataacttaagagcgcgtgaatcattaagagaacttttcaaagaaattaatattttaactgtagcttcccaatacatatatgatagtattatttatgttattaagaatctagactccttcactaagaattctgatgtccataactttaacactagaaatagaaataagcttgctatcagaaagtttcgtgtccgtaaagtacaaaagtcattcgttgggcaatgcattcatttttataacaagttacctgagaatgctttaagattaccctttccagctctcaagaattacttaaaaaagtcattgatgttaaaagcttattacagagtcgaggactacttgacagacaaacatgcatggtccaaaccagaaactaactaataaaaagtagtagcaattaaaaacattgtattatgtatagagttataggtgacacagctcaggtaagcaggaaagcacatcaaatattatatgttggtaattaataataatcaatcagatttatataatatgttttcccatttcttttaataactttattttcttttccttttgtaagaatttgatatgttttctgaaagagctacgattttgtatgattccatgtacatatgtatattttctaaatcaaatttctattacaccttatgtgtataattgcatgaattctatagtaatttaaattgtattttttcccttattttctcgtaatgcatgttaattataagatgtaattatttttgaaaagatgtgtcccgccgagtttgttgccggtcccatattgggataccctcctccaattgagggggaatttaaatcttctcggggcagaggtgtagggttggagccggtctacctagctttatttgacgttcataagcgcattgtaattatgcctacttgaataaactatcttttatcttatcttatctttaataaaatggaactcaaaaatgtccatactaaattgttgccatgtgtatttgtgtaagcattttacgtcacaaatgtgacagttacgtagaaagtggcgccctcatttattttctattattttatgtcgcactatacgagtacctaagtaggttcaACAAAGTCAatagctatataatttttggttaaccgcgagttctcagttcggggcgaactactagttttagTGAGACTGATTAAGTATTTGTGTTTACAATGTTTACATCACCATTGGGCGGCTGATGGTACAGAAACCTACAACATTCATTGGTGTGAGACGATTAATATTGCATGCTTTTTGTTAAATACAGGGACAaacataataacaataaataagatGTGACACAACATACAACTATTTACCttgggtttattttatttcccaCTCTGCCCTTCATGATTAATGGTCAGACTCGTCAAGtgacaaaattaattaataaaattattacctGCCTATCGTACTTGAAACAGTGACGTGTTCAAAAGTTACGCATACATTTCACACGGATATATATCAAATCCGATAGACTTTGTTTATCGTCAAGAGTCAGGATGTTAGACAAGATATAGATGCTCAAAGTGTGCTTCGCTGACGTAACGAGTGACGACAGTGGGAAACccctttactataaaaaaaactttcatcCAGGCTGTGATAGTAGCAAAAGGTGATTTATAGATTCAATTGCCTTTTGGATACGAGAAAAACTGCACTAATATAGCTGAACGAAGACATACGATCATCACGCGATGCATATAAGAGCATtcaccagccggcctagccaagctgataatcgctatcgcttcgacaacgaatcgctttgtgcctctctatcactcttccatgttAGTGCGACAATgaaagttgcgtttcgatcgctacggagcgtaagcgatggGCACGTTGGCTATGCTACGCTAACAAACTAAAGTCACACAATAACATCAGTGATCAGACTAATCGGCATCGTAATATGTTCAAACtaaaagtaattttaataaagtaataaccttagtatagtccgtcaaccaaatcttgtcagtagcaatgtaaagcaaactaaagtagggcaacactcaaagagcagtattgcgctaagaaaagcagcaatgtacatcgaaccataagatttttttttccgctgagcgcgccctgcgtacgtcaattcaaattgtcactcgcggtttattgaaaaaaattgaaacatggagggacaatttaaaagcgatgttaaaacaatgttaatcaaaatgatgaacaaatttgaagatatcaaaaataactccctatcgtagtgcttatattctctttgttccctatgtcttctaagtttactaaaataaaatcatatcaaaatgcagataattagatagtgcatatatttgttatttacaatataatatgccacttgttaatgtaaattagtgtactgttctgaatgaatatgacatacctgtgtaatttttttgattggtatatattgtacaatatacatattaaaaataaaacaactgatatttgggtgtttatttaatttaaaggtaaataagataaggggcacttttcgacttggtttcgttgtacacgtatataaaccgccatacttaggtaagtattgtctgaagagatactttctactacgaacgccttatattgggcaagatttaatcctgcaacaaacatgtatggattaggtagatattgcgaaagaacggcgatataatcaaggctcttaatactgtttaaaaggtttacctttgtaaatagtcacaactgattgctgaaaatattagacatgtgggcctatggacggtttccaggacacaatttatggtcttgttggatagatttaggcatacgttttcattttatttatgccttttaaccctaaaacaaaaaaactgaacataatcttaaacgttcgaaagagttcttccagtacttgtcataacctccatttttagtaatgtttaccatcaacgagcatgattgtacattgtaggccccttagctttgcttattcttatttaatgtattggtatttaatggtgacagcagaaatatctcttgaaacagaaacgattcagaatgaaaaccaaatgaaaacaaataaggtgacggctgtcattcacgatccacattccacagataaaacactgatgacacgcgttttggaattatttgaacacagtgttgttaacccgcgatttttcaaatttgccgccttttactactgacaagatttggttgacggactttaattaTGCTAGTAAACATAGAGTATGAGGTAGGCAAGCAACACTCCGAAAtaaagaaatgttatgttataatTGCAAGCTCAACCCAATCCATATTAAAGTCAGTCAAATGTGTACATTTTAGGGTAAAGTTTGAATACCCATGGTATATTACTATATAaggaaataatataatatatgttaaaatTCATTGATAAAACTGGAACCATAAAATCGGCAAATTTACGCATTCCATCATAGAAGCCATTAAAACGGGATTCACGGTATAGAATTGGCATAATGTGTTTTATAGAAACGCATAAATATATTTGCTAACATGGAGTTGTTTGGAATGCCCAGTAACACAGAAATATCATATTTAAACAAGGATTCTTCTGTATTTGTGATCAGTGTATAATATTGAAGCAAGTGTGACTATTCGCAAGATGTTCAAGGTACGTTCTGTGTCATtctaacataatataaataaacaatactcAAATACGACTACCAGCGCTCAAATCGCATTGTTAACTACATGCCTagaatatatatgtacctaatacaaaATAAGTGATATTTGATATAGCTATTGTGAAGACGACGGTCACTGTGCCCAGTTCGGTGGTCAGGGCGGTAGACATGTAGACAAGGCTTTGGCGGTGGTGGTTTCGGGGCCCGGAAGGAGGCTTAGTAAATCAATACTTGATATAGTTATTTTCCATTTAAAACTTtggcgttttgaacacatattaaaacatatttGAAACCGGGTCTATCAcgcatttattttgttactgtgtttgATAGACCCGgttttaaataagtttaaatacctatttttcgTTTTCATCCaatgtttcatttaaatttGTACAAACAAAGTATATcataaatataactttaactAAACCTAGACTTAACTTTTCCTAATACCAGCGTAACACCCAATGTAAGGTCCTATTTGACTCACGTGACAGTTAGTACCTGCTTTAGTTCTGTTAAAACATTTGACATAACTAGTCATACTATGCGTTAGAAAACAATAGATAGATTGGTAcagtaccaggcgtgtctcactccgcgatttcgtcactttgctacaggtagctaaaagtacatccgttcggccccaattttggggaaagccataagccgcgcgtggcgctgtcgccacctagcggccatatctgtactgatcgtaacagacgcgttttgttagagagtgagtcttctgtacttagtactattatttattctgtgacagtacCCCAactgttatttttgtttttcttaatACCGAAATACCGAtagatactcgtacctactacctatagtCCAGTGGTGGGGAAACTGTCTTTATGGGGGCCAGAAAGTTTAAGATATTTCATAGAAGGGCCGGAATTGCggcaaaaatgtattttgatttgaaaccATTAATCAGTCTAGCTGACTCCTTTACGTATGCATGTATTGTTTTACTTTATACGGCTGGACTGTCTAAATATTATCATCCTGGCCCATAATTTACACTAATTTATTTTCCATGACTTACAGATTACATTCGTGCTAGCAGTAGTCGTGATGACGACGGTCACTGCCCAGTTCGGTGGTGGGGGCGGCAGACAAGGCTTTGGCGGTGGTGGTTTCGGGGGCCGTGGTGGAGGCTTCGGAGGCCGGGGAGGAGGCTTCGGCGGCCAAGGAGGCTTTGGGGGGCCCGGAGGAGGCAACTTCGGCGGGGGATATGGACGCCAAGGCGGCGGATTTGGCGGCCAGGGAGGATATGGAAACCAAGGAGGATTTGGACAAGGTGGATTCGGCGGAGGACAGGGAGGTTTCGATCAAGGAGGCTTTGGACAAGGCGGGTTCGGAGGAGGGCAGGGAGGTTTTGGTCAAGGAGGCTTTGGGGGACAAGGATTCGGTGGCCAAGGAGGATTCGGTTTTTAATTTAGACGGCAACGTCTAAAAACTAAGgacttgaaataaaacattgtgatagtaacatattatattaaataagtattttattaaaattaaattataaattaaattaaaagtgtTTTATTACATGATAATATTAAATGGGTGCCGGCGGAGAATATTGGATAAGAGCTGATCTAGCGCTTGATATCACTTCCGACATCACTTGTAAGAAAATATTTCCGAAATATAGCGCAAGTCGAGATCCTTTCACTAGAGGGCTCGTTTTTTCAACAGGCGGAGGAGGTGGAGTTTTTGGGACCTCAACCTCTATACTATTGCTATTAAGCACAGGCAATACGGCCTCTAAAGGAGGTGGTGGCGGGGGCCCTGCAGGAGGGGGCAGTATGAGACCTGGAGGTGGAGATATACCAAGACCTTCTACCGCTTTAAGGTATGCATTTATTTCTTCTACTCTGCCTATATCCGTAAGTAAATTGCCTTGAGTTAGGCCTTTGGGGACTTCTGGTGGCACTGGCGGGGGAGGTCCTGGTATTGGCTCAGGGATCGGAGACGGCGGAGGTACGCTCACCACAGGCGGTGGTAGGGGAGGAGGAACAGGAgttattactattatttccGCGCCCTCTTCTGGCAATCTTGAAAGATAATCCTGACTTACAAGTATAGTTGACCCTGTGACCGGAGGTGGTACGCTTGGCGGAGGACTTGAAATTCCCGGTACTTCTGGTATACGAGCAAGCAGTGGTGCTGGCGGTATCCCTTCAGGGGGTGGCAAAGGAGTTCCAATCCCAAATTCCTTTTCTAACGATACCTTTAATAGTGAGTCTGGGTTGTCGATATTTTCTTCTGGTTTCGGTATCACCTCGAAAGGACTCCTTTTTACTATACCGTGTCCTAAATGCAACCACTTGTGTTTAATAAATGTGAAAGGCTTGATCGGCAACACTGGAGGTTTGATGGAGAACTCAAAATCCTTTTTCATATGAATTTCTTTGAATGGCTTGGAGTTAACGATTTGAAAAACGACGAATAAAATCAGGATCTGCAAAAGAAATAACATTTGAATAATTTATGTTCTTACTTTTACTAGTAAAGACTGACGACTAGTCTGGCCtcgtgggtagtgaccctgcctctgcctgtgaagccgcggtcctggacttagtcaatctgtgtaagaatgtcctataatatttatttatttatttattttattttatatatattttatatttattttatttatattatatgccACTATTAATGTGAATGTGCACAATGTGAATAACATTTTTATCTACATATTGTTATTAACTGTTTAAATGCAAGGTCTACaaagtgggtcaaaattctcTTCATATACATGGTCCAAAAGTAagctaacatttttttattgcgGCATATTGTTGCGTTTGTGTATCAGAGCTAAAGGCAAATTATTTTGAAGATAAAATTTAAGCTAACTAATAGATTTTATTTGATGACAATTTGTGAATGAcgtgtaagtaaaaaaaatattcctaaatattttattgttagcGTATTTTTAGGCCACCGATATTAtgaaaaaatcattaaaaacctacaaaataaaaatgaatgttGTGACTAGTAGGCTGTCATAGCATGACTGCAAAACACAGGATGTTCCTATGTAGTAGGTAATCATAAcagacaataataataaatattaggatATTACCTTAAAGCCAGCCATATTGCACAAGATATTGAGAAataatgagaaaaaaaatacaatgatcCCTTTAAATAAACTCGAATTGAGGCAAAAGAACAATCGAAAGAAAAATCTCAAACACGCCATGCTTTTCAAGGAGCCCCTAGGAGGTAtcatgc
This region includes:
- the LOC134655214 gene encoding uncharacterized protein LOC134655214 translates to MLFLLQILILFVVFQIVNSKPFKEIHMKKDFEFSIKPPVLPIKPFTFIKHKWLHLGHGIVKRSPFEVIPKPEENIDNPDSLLKVSLEKEFGIGTPLPPPEGIPPAPLLARIPEVPGISSPPPSVPPPVTGSTILVSQDYLSRLPEEGAEIIVITPVPPPLPPPVVSVPPPSPIPEPIPGPPPPVPPEVPKGLTQGNLLTDIGRVEEINAYLKAVEGLGISPPPGLILPPPAGPPPPPPLEAVLPVLNSNSIEVEVPKTPPPPPVEKTSPLVKGSRLALYFGNIFLQVMSEVISSARSALIQYSPPAPI
- the LOC134655213 gene encoding uncharacterized protein LOC134655213 isoform X1; amino-acid sequence: MFKITFVLAVVVMTTVTAQFGGGGGRQGFGGGGFGGRGGGFGGRGGGFGGQGGFGGPGGGNFGGGYGRQGGGFGGQGGYGNQGGFGQGGFGGGQGGFDQGGFGQGGFGGGQGGFGQGGFGGQGFGGQGGFGF
- the LOC134655213 gene encoding keratin, type II cytoskeletal 1-like isoform X2, with amino-acid sequence MFKITFVLAVVVMTTVTAQFGGGGGRQGFGGGGFGGQGGFGGPGGGNFGGGYGRQGGGFGGQGGYGNQGGFGQGGFGGGQGGFDQGGFGQGGFGGGQGGFGQGGFGGQGFGGQGGFGF